CCCCTCGCTCTCGCACACAAGCTCATGTCCACGCGACGGAAAGTAGCCCGTCAGCCCTCCACGCGGAACCAGTCGCCCGGCTCCACGGCGTACTCCAGCACCTCCGGCTCGCCGCCCGCGAACAGGCCGCGCAGCGACTCCCACGTGCCGCGCCGCCGGACCAGGACGACCGCGGCCTCGCCCGGCCCGCCGTCGAACTCCTCCAGGTAGAGGAAGCACACGTCGCCCAGCCGTTCCGGGCGCGGCACCGACACCCGCGCATCGCCGAGCTGCGCCACCACCTCGTCCAGCCGGTCGAAGTCGCGCCCGGCGAGCCGCACCTCGGCGAAGCGGTCGCCGTCCACGTCCCACGCGTCGTCGCCCAGCGGCTCGCCGGAGCGGTAGAAGAGGGGATCGAACGGCATCCCCTCGCGGCGCTTGAAGTTCTCGTCCGCCGCGTAGTCGAAGTCCTCCAGCGCGTCCTCGCCCGCGGTGGATTCGCGGTGATGACGGATCTCATGGGTGAGTGTTTCCCACAGCTCACCCTCCCAGTCGAACTCCTCGTCGATGTCCGTCAGCGCGCGGAACGAGCCGAAGTACAGGTGAACGCCGGAGCGCGTGAGGTCGGGAAGGTCCACACCTAAGTCCAGCTCGCCCGTGGCGCACTCGCCCAGCGTGTACACGTCCGGCAGCTCCGCGTGCGGCACCGTGTCGCGCGACACGGAGACATACTCCACCCCGCCTTTGAATTCCGAGGGGATGGATTCGAACATCTCCAGCGCGCGCCGCTCGAATTCCGAGTAGTTCATCAGGTGGCGGATGGTGGTTCAGCCGCGGTTCGTCCAGCAAGCATGCGCACCCCGGCGAGCGCCAGCCCCGCCGCGATCCCCAGGCCGAAGGAGCGCCACCCCCAGAGGACGAGCTTGAACCACGCGGCGACCGCGGCCAGCACGCTGATCAGCAGCTGCAGCGCGCGGGAGCGCGTGGTCAGCCCGGCGTAGGTGTAGAACAGCATGTGCCCGGAAAACGGCAGCCACGTGCCTGTCATCCGCGTGGCGGCGAGGACTACGACCACCGCATCGACGACCAGCGCGGCGGGGCGCTGCTGCTCGATCTCGTCCAGCCAGCGCCGCGCCCACAGGAAGAACGCGGGGAAGAACGGCGCCATGTACAGGAGCAGAAAGCGCCTCGCCTCCCACCCGTCCACCATCGCGGCACCGGCGGCGAACGCCAGCGGCACCCCGACGGCGCCGACGGCACAGCCGCGGTGCAGGCGCGAGCGGTGGCGGATGACGAATGAGCGGAGTGCTTCCACGGCGGCTCGCGGCTGCATGCGCGACGAGGGCGCGGAGCCGGTGTCCCGGTCCGCGCCCCCGTGCATCGGGCTGCACCGGTGTCAGTCCAGCTCGTCGATGCTGTTGATGATGCGGCTGACCAGGCCGTACTCCACCGCCTGCTGCGCATCCAGCCAGAAGTTGCGGTGCGTGTCGGTTTCGATCCGCTCGATGGGCTGCCCCGTCTCGCGGGCGAAGATCTGGTTGATGCGCGCCCGCATCTTGATGATTTCGTGCGCCTCGATGGCGATGTCGGACGCGGTGCCGCTGCTCCCGCCCGCCGGCTGGTGCAGCAGGAAGCGCGTATTGGGAAGGCAGTAGCGGTCTTCCTTCTTGGCCGCCACGTAGATCAGCGCGCCGGCGCTGGCCACCCACCCGGTGCCGATCATCCGCACCCGCGGCTTGATGAAGCGCACGACGTCGTGGATGGTGTCGCCCGACTCCACGTGGCCGCCCTGCGAGTTCACGAACATGTTGATGGGCTCGTCGCTCTCGCCCGTCATGGCCAGGAGCTGCCCGATGACGTTGGAGGTGAGCTGCTGGTCGATGCCGCCGCTGATGATCAGCGTGCGCGACTTGAACAGGCGTTCGCGGATGCCCTCGGTAAGCGCGTTGGGCCGGTCCTTGGGGGCCTGCTCTTCGTCCTGGTCCTGATCGTCTTCCTGATTCTTGATCATCCCGAATCCCCGTACGTTTTGGCTTGGCGCGGACGCGTGTCTGCTCGTCCCGATCCTAGCAGGCGTCCGCGCGGAGCGAAAGGGCCGCCCGTCCCGAGCGGCCCCGTCGCGAAAACCAGACCGTCGCACCGGCGCCTCCAACGTGGTCTGTCATCCAGAGGCCTAACCAGCACTGATCCGGATGCCTCAGCTGCCGTGGGCCCCTCACCCGGCCGCGCTGACACGCGTGCCGCCCTCTCCCACAAACAGCGTGGGAGAGGGGGTGCACTGCAGGGATGGGAGCGTCAGGATAGCCCGGCGCTCGGGCCGGCGCCCCCCATCCCCAGCCCTTCCCCCGCAAACTGCGCGGGGGAAGGGAGCCAGTCGAGTGCGCCAGGCCAGCCGGAGCGCATCTGTCATCCAGAGGCCCAGGCGCACGGAACCTGCCCGCACACCGTCCCATGCGGGCCGAAGGATCCAGCCTCGGACACGTACAAGCCCGGACGCGGCAGCGGTCACCAGTGCAGCGGCCTCAACATCCTCCCGGCGGTTGAAACCGCAGCTGGCAAGTCACGAAGTCCGCCTGCGCGGACTGCACGCGCAGTTCAGCGCATCAAGCCCGCCGAAGCGCGGTT
This is a stretch of genomic DNA from Longimicrobium sp.. It encodes these proteins:
- a CDS encoding ATP-dependent Clp protease proteolytic subunit, with protein sequence MIKNQEDDQDQDEEQAPKDRPNALTEGIRERLFKSRTLIISGGIDQQLTSNVIGQLLAMTGESDEPINMFVNSQGGHVESGDTIHDVVRFIKPRVRMIGTGWVASAGALIYVAAKKEDRYCLPNTRFLLHQPAGGSSGTASDIAIEAHEIIKMRARINQIFARETGQPIERIETDTHRNFWLDAQQAVEYGLVSRIINSIDELD